In the genome of Astatotilapia calliptera chromosome 18, fAstCal1.2, whole genome shotgun sequence, the window GTGTGGAAGAGGCCTGGGAGGAGATCACTCCCAGATCCCAGGCCCCCAGAGGTTCAGTTTCGGGGCCTTTATTGTTCTTACTGTATTTACTTCCTCTTCAACACTTATTGAGCACTTTAAGGACATTTCgtatcactgctatgcagatgatattcgGTTATATATCTCCTTTAAGCCCCATGATGTTTCCAAGCTACAGATTTTGCACAAGTGCATAGACTCCATTAGATGTTGGATGGCTGGAAACTTTCTTCAACTAAATGAGGAGAAGACTGAAGTTCTTGTTTGTGCTCCTAAAAATTTGTACCTAGTGTTATGGAAAACTTGGGTCCActtgctacatttgcaaaaccGTCTATCAGGAGCCTTGGTGTTAGTATTGACTCAGCTCTGACTTTGGATGCTCATGTAAAATCTTTGGTTCGctcctgtttttatcacttGAGAAACCTTGCTAAGCTGAGTCCATTGTATCGCGCTCCGAATTAGAAATTGTCcttcatgcatttgtttcatctcgtctggactattgtaattctttgtttacttgtttatatAAAGCCTCTTTGGAGCGTCTACAAGTTGTTCAGAGcgctgctgcaaagcttctgaccaagtcctccaagttttcccatgtcacacccctgctgattgagctgcactggctccccgttaaattcagaatccagtttaaggttttgaccttgactttcagggctctgcatggacaagcaccaacatatataagtgaacttttacatccatacattcccagcaggtccctgaggtcatgtgaccagggcTTGCTTGCTGTCCAACacacgaggctgaaaacaaaaggcgacAAAGCTTTTGGAATTGTGGCCCCCAGATTGTCgaactctctccctttgagcctgagatctgtggactcagtggtcgcttttaaaaaacagctaaaaacccatctttttaaacttgcttttggttgatttttatttttaggttttagcttctgtgaagcactttgtgatttttatcttgaaaggtgctatataaataaagttttacttacttacttaccaTCTGCCACTTCATCAGGAGCATCTCCAGGCATTGTAGGGAGGTCATACAGGCACATGGAGGCAACACACAAACAGTACTTAGCCTCATTTTGACTTGTTTTAAGGACCTGACATCAAAGTCGAATCAGCCTGTAGTGTGTTTTTCCACTTTCATTTTGAGTGTGACTCCAAATCCAGACCTCCTTggttgttaaatttgatttccgTTGAtaatttttgtgtgattttgttgTCAGCACATTCAACTATGTAAAGAACaaagtatttacagtttttctcgattgcttaaacactataaccaggcttttaaactaaaatttcaaaaccgtaacgctatttttcaaaaagctcacccatttccctgaactataaacactattccctgctttgacacatgagtcaaatttggtgaactgttactgcaaaactctacacacaaatccctacatttttcagtgcttacaccatgtagtcatttagaaagcactagcattcaataatgttaacttaagtcagcatagcttgagctcaattagcacacaattaaccaggtggaaacactaggagtcaaaatttatcacacaccaatcagaaccttcgatggatagataaaagggccaaagtcagctcattcaggtttgaaacaatggatccaaagagatgcaaaggaagaggacgtggtggagaaagaggacgtggtgaaggaggaggacgtggtggaggaagaggacatggtgaaagaggaggacgtggtgaaagaggaggaggaggtggaggaagaggacgtggtgaaagaggaggaggaggtggtctaggacaacaggaaggtggtggaggaggagggagaggtggaggaggaggaggacgtggtgaaggaggtggaggtggagaacgacggcgacaaggaaggggaagagcaagggcaagaagacagtcagtctcggatgaaattcgagccactttagttgaccatgtccttgtccatgagggaggctgggcaacgagtacaaccaaatttgagtcgcttcactgttgcctccatcatcagaaccttcagggaggaaaacaggtaggtgtacttgcagtaagactgctttgtacagtaacttttaagttactgaacttatgtttcttgagtttcagtatgtttccattattttcctgtaaaaagaatgtgtgacagttacagtaatgagtgcttctatttttgtaggacacagagacgaccacctggtggaggcaggttaaggcttttgtcggaggagcaagagagggaacttgtaaacatggtaattgcaaataatgtaatccgcctgcaagagattcaaaggagagtgattgaggatgatcatctttttcgaggcataaatgccatcagcctctccacaaTTAACCGCATCCTCCGAAAGAATCAATTCCGGATGAAACAGGCATACCGAGTCCCTTTCGAAcgaaactctgacagagtgaaaaaccaacgtgtggaatatgttcaggtatgagttttgatactgtataaagtattgtgtaccatcacagcatggcagtttatgctgccatttcagcactcttgaactgtggttcagggtaccgattgactctactgtgttatgtgttttgcagagaatctttgagattgaaggacggcctgttccccatgaaataatctttgtggatgaggcaggttttaacctgaccaaaagaaggaaaagggggaggaacataattggccatcgggctattgtaaatgtccctggtcagcgtggagggaatgtcactatgtgcgcagccatcagccaacgaggggtactccaccgccatgccgtactaggaccctataacactatgcttctccttgcttttcttgatggtttaagacaacatatgttccagctggactacagggaaccagcacagccagagcagcctcactacgttgttgtgtgggataacgtcagcttccatcgcgctgctctggttcgtgactggtttaccaataacccaaagttttctaatatctttctgcctgcatactctccctttctaaacccgatagaggagttattttcggcatggcggtggaaagtgtatgaccgagaaccttatgtccgtgttcacctccttcaggccatggaagaagcctgcctagacatatcagtagatgcatgccaggggtggatcaggcatgcaagaggattttacccccgctgcctggctagggccaatatagcctgtgatgtggatgagattctctggcctgacccagaccaaagacaagatgctgaggtggaataatgttttttggtgtgtgttgtactgtatagtacatgaataaaaatgtgccactgtacatacattggttgcgtcttttgtgtttatcatgtgaaaaggtttttgaaggggagaaccataagcaacctaattgttttggaactattgttttgaattaattgtaccagtgtgcaaaactctgttgtagtgtgtgtgttttgagggcttgtgtttgatgtctgagggcaaagtttggtttttcagcaagagtgaatagttttgagtgtagagcttcattttgacctggaaataggatgtttgggaaattgagtgagatgttatggatttgtgtttactgttgtgagAATATGAGGCAtagtttcaagaaatgtgttttagcaatcgagaaaaactgtaataagaatatttcattcattcagatcTGGGATGTCTTATTTTTCCATCCATATTCAGAAGACTGACTAAAATTTAAATAAGTTGGGCAACTTTAGATGTTGTGTTCCGGCACAATGACATGAAACCAGAGATCTATAAATGACAACAATCTACAGGGGTCACTGTGACTCAATGAAACGAATcgttacaaacaaaacaaaacaaaaacccactgCTGCTTTCATCACAACGCCAACATTTCGTTTGTAAAAATTAAATACCCGCACATTTTTATGATTTGTCTAATAGCACAATTCCTTCCTtacttttaagttttatttaacattctgactgtattttatattttgactgATTacattgttgttattttgtacAGAGGCAGCATTGCAAATAAAAGCAGTGAATGTAAGTTTTTGCATATATATTCACACACGTAGAACCTAAAGCTGGTGCGCCAAAATGTCATACCAGGAGGTCCTTTGAATACAACGGGGAAGCAAGTGAATCAGAAACCCAGAGACCAAACACGTctaactgggaaaaaaaagtattcccAGATGCAGAAAGCAATAATAAAACCtgatttaaaagacaaaaaaaaaagaaacttgccATAAAATTCGTTGTTCGTTGTACACCAAAATCCCACACATTCCCGCCAGTCCATTGTCCAACAACCCAAGACGAATATTCCTTGTGTGTAAAAGTTAGAGACAGGAACTCCTCTTCTGACGTGGGGACCACCCCAGCCTAGTCCCAGGAGGAcgagggaaaaaacaaacaaaacaccaatcTCACGCCTCAACAGGTGCCTGCTATTAGCTAAACAGTCCCATGTCCAGCCAGCCCACAATGGATTAGAACAacgttatatatttatataataaaacaaacaactagAAACATGCAATACAAATATCagaataaaatcatgcaaataaaatcaaaactacACTCACAGGCAAACActaaaatcagaataaaactaATCATACAGACACAAAtaaacatatgtatatatatatatatatatatatatatatatatatatatatagggctcagagaagagctcgagaggatgtggagggtgaaggtaacggtggtccccgtggtaatcggagcactaggtgcggtgactcccaagctaggcgagtggctccagcagatcccgggaacaacatcggaaatctctgtccagaagagcgcagtcctgggaacagctaagatactgcgcaggaccctcaagctcccaggcctctggtagaggacccgagcttgaaggataaaccgcccgcaggggcgtgctgggtgttttttttttttttttatatatatatatatatgaaagaaATACAGTCTCTACATTTACAGTTACAAACTGAATCAATGTTTAATTTAATGACTGACTATGTGGACTGTCAGCAGTGAAAGCCACATTCTGCctggtgtctctctctctcttcttcctgcgcacatTTTCACAGCGCAAAAGATTCAAAAGATGCTTTCGCAACTTCTGTGAGAGCATATATAGCAGAGGGTTCATACAGCAGTGAGAATAGGCAAGCATTTCACAAATATGGTAGGCAACTTCTAACTGTTCCTGTGCCTTACAACCTATCGGTTTATAAAGAGATTTAATTAAAAGCACAATATGGTATGGCCcccagcaaaagaaaaaggctgcaaCAATACACAACAGCACAGCTATAGTCTTGTGCTTCTTTCTATTTAAACCTTGTAAAACTGTCTTGAGGATTGCAGAATAGCAAAAAATAATGATGGCCAGTGGGAGGAAAAATAGCAGTGATACTTGGAGATAATGTCCAAGCTTGTCTTCAGATTCATCATAGCAATAGTTTTCACCATCCAAGTTTTCAAACTTTACTTTTGTTGCATCCGTCAGGGACGCTGAGATGCTGATGATCCAGGCAGCTATACAAGCACCAACTGCACACTTCTTTCTTAGAGCACgattatttttccagtttggCAGCACCACCCTAATGAAACGTGCCACTGTCATGGCAGTCAGCAGAATGACACTGCTGTACAGCCCAACAAAGAATGCAGCAGTCATGAATTTGCAGATAAAGTCCCCAAAGACCCAGTGGTGTAAATGATCAACAGCCCAAAATGGAAGTGTGATGGTGAAGATCAAATCAGAGCAGGCCAGGTTCAGGATGAAAATATTTGTGATACTTTTCAGGCCCTCGTAGATGAAAAGAACACATAAGAGGAGGCTGTTGCCTATGATACTGAGGATGAAGATCAAAATGAAAAGGGGTCCAGTGATGGTGGGAGCATTAGTATCACACATGTATTCAGCATCATTACTCAGTCCAGATGTGACGCTTgccattttcagttttctggaaaaaaataaaacatacatacaaaataaaatgcaaccaAACACAATCACAATTCTCTAAAATGACAGAAACTGTTGATTTTGTTTCTAGTTTTTGTATAACAGATAAAACCAAAGGGATTAAAGTACCcaatttttgaaaaaaacactgatgaaGATTAAGATGAAGAAAGTCCCAGTAAAAATTGGAAATTCAACTCTACAAATGTAATGTACAGGATCCCTCACTCCATCATTAGCTGTCatgttgttttccatttttaattttctataATTAAACACATTAGCTTAGCAAATCTGCCTTAAATGAGAGAAACATGTACTTTAGTTTTTGTATAGTAGTAAAGCATGAAGCGTAATTAAGTACCAAATTCAGAGTATAACTATTACTGATAAACTTACCGTAAGCATCAGTTGTCATGTCTTCTGTTGAATTTCAGTGTGACGAAAAAGCTGTGATGTTTTTGgagattaaaaaacaagaagagacGCCGCGTTACAAAAACCATGTCATGTCCCGTCATctcatgaaaaaacaaaatcacttgGGCAACCTTTTTCCTTCCCCACATGATGCAATATGAAAACAATcaccgcttttttttttttttacatttggccTGAACATACAGGTTGTGCACTGAGCGTGAGAGCAAGAGATGCTATAGGCTGatatacactgtaaaaaaagtcAGTAAAATATACAGCAAAACACCGTCAAATTCCAACGGTAATGGAGCGTAAAaccaaaaacttccttttactgTATTAAATAGATTGAATAACCGTTAATTGTGAGACTGgataaaactttgttttttactgtaataaaatgttgaaattataaatattttctgtgaaaacaaataaatatgcatACATTTTACAATTACATATTGTAATgttgaaaatgtctgaaaaactTAGATTTTACGGTATTATTTGAGTAAAACTACATCTTTTGGGGTTGTGCACATTGGAATTCACAGTATAAAGCTGTAGATttttaagcaaacaaaaacattcatttttacaGAAACAAGATGTTAAAAAATAGGGTCCACCGTAATAATACAACCAGTAcataccattaaaaaaaagcaaatatcagcagtgaaagacaataaaactgatagtatttttttattttaaaattcagatACTGATATACAGATTAAAAGTTAGGCCTGCAGTATATCATTGTTAACCTTCTGATAAAAAAATcaacagcaaaagaagatgttaaaaataaagtttatggttgtgaataaaattgatttcaataatcttttttaattattattttaaaacaactttatgTTGTTGTGTTTCACGCCATATTATCAGACCACCTTAAGTGGGTCGGCCTTAAATTTTGAATTTGTGTGATCGCTGTTGATTGGTAGCTAAACTGCTGGTAAACTGTGTACAGACGTTTTACGTTCGaattgcagagaaaaaaaatctggtagcAACATTGTGCAGTATGAGCGAACCATTTCACCAAAAAAAGGGGAAGCAAGGCAAGACGTGGCTGCAGCGGTCTGCAGACGTGACTTCCGAACCtcctaaagaaacaaagagcgACGTTACATTGCGGGATGACGTCACCTGAAAATGACCAATAGCGCGGCGCGCTGCTGAGCTGTGTGCCAACCGCTCTTTTTTTCATGCAGGAGACTCAAGTTGGCTTCGCTAACGGACACAGTTTTGAACTCGTATATTAGCGCCATTTATTGCTGCTTGGACCACAGCATCTTCGGAATTTGTAGACATCCTGGCAGCTTACAATTAGTTCGAGGTGAGGTGAGTACATGCAACTTCAAGTTATCTCTGTTATAAAAATCCACCAGCCCAGCGTTTATAGATAATTTTAGCAGTTCGTTTTTTATGAGTGAGGTTGTGAATTTAGTTAGCATTTGTGAGTTGAGTTAGCATTACTGTTGCGAGGGAAGCATTGCTCTGGATTAGTTTCTGTATATGGCGTGCTTAATTCGCTAGGGAGGAATTACCAAAGTACATGGAGTTATGTTAATGTGTAATTTCTGTGGTAAGGTAGTTCAGTCATCAAGGGGCTACGTGCTTCATTGTAAACTGCATCGGAATGAGCCACGTTGTTTCTTTCGGTGTATTGAAGCAGGCTGCAAGCAGACATACACCAGGTATGGCGCGTTTAAGGCTCATTTTTACCAAAGACACTGCCCCCACCCATGTCACTGGTGTGGTGGTGGTTTCTTCGTTTACATGTGCAATGGCGATGTGTGAACGTCAGTGTCAGAACTCTAAAGAGTTAATAGCTCATCTGAAGAGCCATATTGTGGAAGGACACGTGGTCACTTGTCCAGTAAGAGGATGCACAAATACCTTTAGAGTTAAATCATCTTTTACTGCTCACATGTCACGTAAACACAGAGTTTTCAGACAGCAGCATTGGTGATTTATATAGAGAGTCTGCATGTCAATCATCATCTGTTCCAACCACATCAGATGACTTTGTACCCTTGATTTCCGAGCCTGCTGCACAGTCTATTACACATGAAGATAACATGGAAATGCCCCCTGAATTCTGTGATCTTTTTCTGAGAAACGTTTCACTATTCTACTTAAAATTGCAGGGTCAGTTTCTACTGCCTGCTTCAACCATACAGAACATTGTAGAGGAAATGCAGAACATGCATGAGTTGGGACAGACATACAGTTTGGGTAAACTTGCATCACTGTTAAAAGATGACACATCATTATCAGAGGAGGACATCAACAAAGTCTGTGAGTCTGTCAAAAGCTATGATCTTTTTTCTGCATGTCATACCGGGCCATTGAGGACAGTGCACTCCAGAGCTCAGATCTTTAAAAAAGCCTTCAACTATGCGGaaccaaagaaaatatttttagggagagatgaaaacagaaaagataGGTTTGCCTATTATGTGCCTTTAAGAGAGACTTTGAGATGTCTGCTAGAGTCTGATCTGTGGCAGAAATCAGAAGAGCCCTCTACTGAGCCTCCTGCTGATGTTCTGTGTGACATAAGTGATAGTaagctgttttaaataaaatgatttttttggtcaaaacccATTGACTTAATTGATTTCTATCCATTAACATCTTACATGAAGTATGGGTACCAAATGGTTCCATTGAAACACAGTGTGCTGTCACAATAATGGTGCTGTTAGTTTGGTACTTACGAAACACTGTATAAAAGTGTAGTATCAAGCAAGATCAGCTTCATATTTTAAGACCAAAGGTACCACTTGGTGTAAATTGACCTTTATTCACATTCTTTTATCAGACATCTTGGAAATGGGGGGGCAGCATAAGGAGTTCCATTACTAAGGTGCTGCCGGACCTGTCTGCCTCAATCCTTGAAATTGTACTGGAGGCACTACAATCATTAGGAGTGGAGACATCTGAGAAACAAACCAGTAAGTATTATGATTTCATTGCACAATAGCCATGAAggactttctgttttttctattatGCTTTGGCCAAGGTCCAAAAAGTACAATTAATCTATTGTTTGTGATATTGTTTTACAGCACCAAATATGGAAATTTCAAGCCAGGCCAGCATATCGTCTCCATCTGTTTTAAGGTTTAAGGGTGGTGGCACAGCTAAGACCCAAGAGTCTCTTTCAAGGTTAGTAAAGTAAACAGATTCAAGAAGatattttacacatttctttGTCGTCTGTCTCTAAAtcttattttgtctttattatgattaaaaaggtttgttttgttcctgcccttttcagacactgaATTTGAGCAGAAACCATAAGGATACTCAAAGGACCTGTGACTCTCAGGAAATGGTGAGATTTCAGgtcataatcttttttttccattaaattaattttcctttttccctttacaatattgctgttttgtttttgtaaacagcatcaaatgagagagacagatgaaacagtttcaagacaatggcaggaaaaaaatgctGAAGATTGAAACAAACCTTGGCTGGAAATATTTGGTATGTGTTTTACCGTAAAtcaaattgttgaaaaacattCAGCTACACTGTAACACAGGGAAACTTGATTTGCActtattttgttactttaattTCTTGTCTCATTATTTTTGTCAGTTATTATTGTTTATGGTGTATGCCCTTCTTGTTTTCCTTCTGAATGCAGAAGGTATCTAGCCAGTCCACAATGAACGCTTCGTTGCACCCCATGAGTCTTCTGGCAGAAATGATGGCGGCTGTATTCTTTGGTTTCCCTAAACATCACACCCTGCCTGTTTATACGAGGCTCTTCAATTAAGTCTGCACCCAAAGATTCAATAAGAGGTAAGCAGTGGTATTATTCAAGTTTTGCTAAAGAAAGATGGACAGGAGACACTAATCTTAATCAGCCGAGCTCAGGTTCATGTCCAGGTGAGCAGTTTCATACGCTATAAAATGTAGATTGAATGATAGGTCTCATCACCATGCATTCAGCCATTAACTTCAAGTTCTATGATAAATCAATACGAAACTTAAATACGTTTTCCAACAAATTATGATTGTGATTAGGGCTGCGTTGTCTATGTATAACTTTTACACAAGTAGATTTAAAGTATAACTATTGCCAAAACGCAACctgggctgtttttttttttttgttttttttactgtatcgATTTTGATGTGCTCAAATTTATGCCCCGGCCCCCTAGTATTCCCATTCACTGGCTATTGACCACAAAACAAAGTCACGGTCAATCTCAAAAACGGCTTGTTTGTCGTAATTATGCTTTTAGATATATGTTTGTCTcgtttacagtaaaaaaaaaaaaaaaactgaaaaaaacagccCAGGTTGCATTTTGACAATAACTATCCTTTAAgaactgtatattttacacttAAGAAATCATTTATCATTAGATCTGGTTTTGGCAGCACGTTTTGttcatttctgtgcattttgctCAAGCACTGATCAAACTTTGTCcattttttttgctgcagagGGGATCCTGCCAGTCCAAAGTGAACTCCTGATGGACATTGAAGTACTCCTGCAGAGCTTGTATCTTCAACACCATGCGCATTAGAAACTCCACCGAGTCCTTTCCTTCACCAAGGCAGGACCCAGTGACTCATTACTGTTGATAGGTCAGGGGCAGgtaatattttgtttcatgtttagTCATTCCTCCATGGATTACCAGCCATATATATGGACACATGCTGTATTCTCAAGATCTATGCTGTTTTGTAGGAATAGAGAAAATGATATGTTTAGTCTGTTTTCAAATGGTATGTCAAATTTTCTCATTGTTTATCAGTAATATTCTCTACCTTGGTTGTATATGAGCATCTTTAGATTTTTCTATATTTAGCGGttgcaaatgtaaaatgtacGGTAAACCATTTATGTTCCTCAtattgtactgtatttttaGCGGTAAAATACcagcagctgtggttgccagGAATTTACCGTAAAATGTATCTggtcaaaataaaatgctgtaatttgttatacaatttcactgtgttttttacTGTCAAAGGTTTTAATAAGGTTTaacatatttctgttatttttacagttatttacaATAATAGGGTCTATCCTATTACTGTTAAATTAACAACAAATTACtgtaaatattattatattattactttttttttactgcaaataTCCGTAAAAAGCTATGGAAAGTTgcattttttacattaaattgctGTATAATTGACAAATATATTTGGTTTTTTCTATCATGATTTTGGTAAAATAATACGTTGTCTACCTTAAAAATTAGGGTTACAAAAGCAGT includes:
- the LOC113010956 gene encoding chemokine XC receptor 1-like, translated to MASVTSGLSNDAEYMCDTNAPTITGPLFILIFILSIIGNSLLLCVLFIYEGLKSITNIFILNLACSDLIFTITLPFWAVDHLHHWVFGDFICKFMTAAFFVGLYSSVILLTAMTVARFIRVVLPNWKNNRALRKKCAVGACIAAWIISISASLTDATKVKFENLDGENYCYDESEDKLGHYLQVSLLFFLPLAIIIFCYSAILKTVLQGLNRKKHKTIAVLLCIVAAFFFCWGPYHIVLLIKSLYKPIGCKAQEQLEVAYHICEMLAYSHCCMNPLLYMLSQKLRKHLLNLLRCENVRRKKRETSSSFTTSSSFTMSS